The following coding sequences lie in one Chondrocystis sp. NIES-4102 genomic window:
- a CDS encoding phage/plasmid primase, P4 family protein — MFNQIKSDRQKNLIEQKDGQMYGDFLPYIPGLLNWVLSMDEESATSIVKNYEANVPSLLAMMARTLVETNPIADWLDNFIVYDSWARTNVGVAKRDKDSNSPCWYLDTDRWLYPNYAEYCHNSGTRPVSLRRFVTLLSDLGKNQLGLDIRKQRDRSGSYFVGLKIRGKDDHEPPLITGNTSAVINVEPPPSSTNMINKLWKMVMDKVTDLMDYVLKNTASHMMDESTNSDGCDGCPKGRRGASPKG; from the coding sequence ATGTTCAATCAGATAAAGAGTGATCGCCAAAAAAACTTAATCGAACAAAAAGATGGTCAAATGTACGGTGATTTTTTGCCTTACATCCCAGGATTATTGAATTGGGTGCTGTCGATGGACGAAGAGTCAGCTACTTCAATTGTCAAAAACTATGAAGCTAACGTGCCATCGTTATTAGCAATGATGGCAAGAACATTGGTTGAGACTAATCCAATTGCCGATTGGTTAGATAACTTTATCGTCTACGACTCCTGGGCAAGAACCAATGTAGGAGTAGCTAAACGGGATAAAGACAGTAATTCCCCATGTTGGTACTTAGACACAGATAGATGGTTATATCCCAATTATGCTGAATACTGCCATAACAGCGGTACTCGTCCAGTTAGCCTACGCCGATTTGTGACATTACTTTCTGACTTGGGTAAAAACCAATTGGGTTTGGATATCAGGAAACAACGCGATCGCTCCGGGTCATATTTTGTGGGTCTGAAGATTCGCGGTAAGGATGACCATGAACCACCACTGATAACGGGAAATACATCGGCAGTAATCAATGTTGAACCACCGCCTAGTAGTACGAATATGATAAACAAATTATGGAAGATGGTGATGGATAAGGTGACGGATCTGATGGATTATGTCCTAAAGAATACCGCTTCGCATATGATGGATGAAAGTACTAATAGTGATGGATGTGACGGATGTCCTAAAGGACGACGCGGAGCTAGTCCTAAAGGATAA
- a CDS encoding XRE family transcriptional regulator, which translates to MIATKMRIRWIKEVEVNGLGDAIKRARENSGKTVDQICEEVGVSRTYWYDIEKETLKGTLSRENLKSIEKSLNVDLGVNFDD; encoded by the coding sequence ATGATAGCTACAAAAATGCGAATAAGATGGATTAAAGAAGTTGAAGTTAATGGTTTAGGAGACGCAATTAAACGCGCTCGTGAAAATTCAGGGAAAACTGTAGATCAGATATGTGAAGAAGTTGGTGTGTCTCGTACATATTGGTATGACATCGAAAAGGAAACATTAAAAGGCACTTTATCTCGTGAAAATTTGAAAAGTATCGAGAAATCTTTGAACGTTGATTTGGGAGTGAATTTTGACGATTAA
- a CDS encoding resolvase domain protein, whose protein sequence is MKIGYVCSFKGQKYNTNSEQVIALKKAGCQTIFNDLLDRVFDDQSNLILALEYARAGDILVVWDTFRLCLDSQNFIDIIQTLQQRDISLQILAGNFLEIKPRSWESRVMLESYSVLANLERKYLS, encoded by the coding sequence ATGAAAATTGGTTATGTTTGCAGTTTCAAAGGACAGAAATATAATACTAATTCCGAACAAGTCATTGCTTTAAAAAAAGCAGGTTGTCAAACAATATTTAACGATCTGCTCGATCGCGTCTTCGATGACCAGTCAAATTTAATATTGGCTTTAGAATATGCTAGAGCGGGAGATATTTTAGTTGTTTGGGACACTTTCAGGCTCTGTTTGGATAGTCAAAACTTCATAGACATTATACAGACGCTACAGCAAAGAGATATTAGTCTACAAATCCTGGCAGGAAATTTCTTAGAAATTAAACCTCGTAGTTGGGAAAGTCGAGTTATGTTAGAGTCCTACTCTGTTCTTGCCAATTTAGAACGTAAATACCTCTCTTGA
- a CDS encoding transposase-like Mu, which yields MSESTRDSLPNLSELPPSSKAIAWERYQILRPHLEDSVPLRQVIANAGIPLRTAQRWVANYKKSGLAGLCRSKRQDSGTRKVVNAEVKKLIEGLALQKPAMTKATIHRRVKDWCVSSGITPPSYETVYGIIRQIDPALMTLAHEGTKAYKQTFDLLHRHNAEKPNAIWQADHTLLDIWIKDEKEQPVRPWLTVIMDDYSRAIAGYYISFNAPSALQTALALKQGIWRKNNPAWHICGIPEILYTDHGSDFTSHHIEQVCLDLKIRLIFSTIGEPRGRGKIERFFRTVNQLLLAKLPGYAPPGHKSPNPVLNFNQLDSEFERFLIEYHQTEHSQTSEAPGKRWNDKGFLPQLPESLEKLDLLLLTLKDTRRIRRDGIKFQGLRYTDPLLANYIGEDVSIRYDPKDLTEIRVYHQNKFLCRAICLDLSTETVSLKEIQTARNQRRKQLKQQIKDRVSIVDALMGNKKQSHRTYFEPEQPATNKPKKPALKRYYND from the coding sequence ATGTCTGAATCAACTCGTGATTCATTACCAAACCTTAGCGAATTACCCCCTAGCTCAAAAGCAATAGCCTGGGAGCGTTATCAGATATTGCGCCCTCATCTAGAAGATTCCGTTCCTCTCCGTCAAGTGATCGCCAATGCTGGTATTCCCTTGAGAACAGCCCAACGTTGGGTGGCAAACTACAAAAAGTCAGGCTTGGCAGGATTATGCCGTAGCAAACGCCAAGATAGCGGTACGAGAAAAGTCGTCAATGCCGAGGTAAAAAAACTGATTGAAGGATTGGCTTTACAAAAACCAGCCATGACCAAAGCTACCATTCATCGTCGAGTTAAAGATTGGTGCGTTAGTTCTGGAATTACTCCTCCTTCTTACGAGACTGTATATGGAATTATCCGTCAAATCGATCCAGCTTTAATGACACTGGCTCATGAAGGAACAAAAGCCTACAAACAAACCTTTGATTTACTCCATCGCCATAATGCAGAAAAGCCCAATGCTATCTGGCAAGCAGACCATACTCTTTTAGATATCTGGATAAAAGATGAAAAAGAACAGCCAGTCAGACCTTGGTTGACGGTCATTATGGACGATTATAGTAGAGCGATCGCCGGATACTATATTTCTTTTAATGCACCCTCAGCATTACAAACAGCATTAGCTTTAAAGCAAGGCATTTGGCGTAAAAATAATCCTGCATGGCATATCTGCGGTATTCCAGAGATTCTTTATACAGATCATGGCAGCGATTTTACTTCTCACCATATAGAACAGGTTTGTCTTGACCTCAAAATCCGACTTATCTTTTCTACGATTGGCGAACCTAGAGGCAGAGGCAAAATCGAACGATTTTTTAGGACTGTCAATCAACTACTGCTAGCCAAATTGCCTGGGTATGCACCACCAGGACACAAATCACCCAATCCAGTTCTGAATTTTAATCAGCTTGACTCCGAATTTGAAAGGTTTCTCATTGAGTACCATCAAACAGAACACAGCCAAACATCTGAAGCTCCAGGCAAACGTTGGAATGACAAGGGATTTCTCCCTCAACTACCAGAATCATTAGAAAAACTAGACCTGCTGCTGCTGACTCTTAAAGATACGAGGCGCATTCGACGAGATGGCATTAAATTCCAGGGTTTAAGATATACAGATCCTTTACTGGCAAACTATATCGGAGAAGATGTCAGCATCCGTTATGACCCTAAAGATCTGACAGAAATCAGAGTTTATCATCAAAATAAATTTCTCTGTCGCGCTATCTGTCTCGATCTATCTACCGAAACCGTTAGTCTAAAAGAAATTCAGACTGCTCGCAATCAAAGACGCAAACAACTCAAACAGCAAATTAAAGATCGAGTATCCATTGTAGATGCCTTAATGGGCAATAAAAAACAATCTCACAGAACCTATTTTGAACCAGAACAACCCGCTACCAATAAACCTAAGAAGCCAGCTTTAAAGCGATATTACAATGACTAA
- the res gene encoding resolvase, producing MKIGYARVSTNDQNLSNQISLLKENGCEDIFEEKISGAKKSRPELEKLLSQIRASDTLVVCKLDRLARSTHHLLEIVETLREKKAAFCSLGEPWADTTSHAGKMIMTVFAGIAEFERDLIRERTSVGREAAMKRGVRFGRPKKLSNEQKELILQLREEGKSVTELAKTFNVDRSTIYRLSNV from the coding sequence TTGAAAATCGGCTACGCTCGCGTTAGTACAAATGACCAAAATCTCTCAAATCAGATTTCTTTACTCAAAGAGAATGGCTGCGAAGATATTTTTGAAGAGAAAATTTCAGGAGCGAAAAAATCTCGCCCAGAATTAGAGAAACTATTAAGTCAGATTCGCGCATCAGACACTTTGGTAGTTTGTAAACTAGATCGTCTTGCTCGTTCAACTCATCACCTACTAGAAATCGTCGAAACCTTACGAGAAAAGAAAGCAGCATTTTGTTCTCTTGGAGAACCTTGGGCAGATACCACTTCTCATGCAGGGAAAATGATTATGACTGTCTTTGCAGGTATCGCTGAATTTGAAAGGGATTTAATTCGAGAACGTACCAGTGTCGGACGAGAAGCTGCTATGAAGAGAGGAGTTAGATTCGGTCGTCCTAAAAAGCTTTCAAATGAACAAAAAGAACTGATTTTACAATTGAGAGAAGAAGGAAAGTCAGTAACTGAGTTAGCCAAAACTTTCAATGTAGACCGTTCCACCATCTATCGTTTATCAAATGTCTGA
- a CDS encoding putative addiction module antitoxin, Axe family protein, with translation MNNISVNQFREKLKHFVETVIKEHQPLKVTRRNGENFVVISAEDWEREQETLYILQNQSLMQQIAESQITHQANRGYKPSAEELNEISGI, from the coding sequence GTGAATAACATTAGCGTTAATCAGTTTCGGGAAAAATTAAAGCATTTTGTGGAAACTGTAATTAAAGAACATCAGCCATTAAAAGTAACTCGTCGCAATGGTGAAAATTTTGTGGTAATTAGCGCAGAGGACTGGGAAAGAGAACAAGAAACCCTATATATCTTGCAAAATCAAAGTTTAATGCAGCAAATAGCAGAGTCTCAAATAACCCATCAAGCAAATAGAGGATACAAACCGAGTGCTGAGGAATTAAATGAGATCTCTGGTATTTGA